The Streptomyces sp. NBC_00335 DNA window CGGTCACAGCACTGGCGTCAGCCGAGGGCGGGCACTGGCCGGGGCGGGGTCGGGCCGGTGTAGCGGGCGGCCGGTCGGATGATCTTCGGGTCGGCGGCCTGCTCCAGGACGTTCGCGCTCCACCCGACCACGCGGGCCGCGCAGAAGGTCGGCGTGAACATCTCGCGCGGCAGGCCGCACAGCTCCATGACCACGCCCGCGTAGAACTCCACGTTGGTGTGCAGTTCCCGGCCCGGCTTGAGCTCGGCGAGGATCTCCTCGACGTGCCGCTCGACCTCCACGGCGAAGTCCACGAGCGGGCCGCCGAACTGCAGGGCGATCCCGCGCAGCATCCGCGAGCGCGGGTCCTCGGTGCGGTAGACGGGGTGTCCGAAGCCCATGATCCGGTCGCCGGCGAGGACCCGCTCGCGGATCCACGGGTCGATCCGGTCGGCCGTGCCGATGGCGTCCAGGGTGTCCAGGGCCCGGCTGGGGGCGCCGCCGTGCAGCGGACCGGAGAGTGCGCCGATCGCCCCGGTCAGGCAGGCCGCGACGTCGGCGCCGGTGGAGGCGATCACGCGGGCGGTGAAGGTTGAGGCGTTGAAGCCGTGGTCGATCGTGGAGATCAGGTACCGCTCGACCGCGCGGGCCCTGACCGGCTCGGGTTCCCGTCCGGTCAGCATGTGGAGGTAGTTCGCCGCGTACGGGAGGTCGTCCCGCGGTTCCACCGGCTCCAGCCCCTGGCCGAGCCGGTACAGGGCGGTGAGCAGGGTCGGTACGGCGGCGCAGGCGGCCAGCGCGTCGGCGGCCCGGCGCTCGGGGGTCAGGTCGTAGACCGGGCGGAAGCCCGCGGAGGCGCCGAGCAGGGAGAGCGCCGTGCGCAGTCCGGCGAGCGGGCCGGACAGGGCGGTGGCGCGGGCCAGGGCGGGCAGGGCGTCCCGCACCTCGGCGGGGAGCCTGCGCAGCGGGGCGATCTCGGCCGCGAAGGCGGCCCGTTCGGCGGCGTCGGCCGGCAGGGTCCCGCGGAACATCAGGTGCCACACGTCCTCGAAGGTGCGGCTCCCGGCGAGCTCGACGGCCGAGTACTGGCGGTAGTGGTAGAAGCCTTCGCGGCCTCGGACGTCACCGAGCTGGGTCTCGGTGACCACGACTCCCGCGAGTCCGCGGGGGGTTTCGGCAGGTGCGACGGTGGTGTTCATGGATCGACCATCCATGATGGACTCAATCACTGTCAATATTGATCCAATCAATATATGTAGGGTGTGCGTCATGAGCGACGAGCCCGGTGAGCGAAGGATCGGCACCCAGGAGGCGGCCCGGCTGCTGGGGGTGAAACCCGCGACCGTGTACGCGTACGTCAGCCGCGGCCAGCTCACGAGCCGCCGCGACCCGGTCGGACGCGGCAGCAGTTTCGACGCCCGAGAGGTGGAGGCCCTGGCCCGGCGCAGCCGCCGCGAGGCGGCGGGACCCTCCGGTTCGGCGGCCTCCGCCGGGGAGCTGTCCGTACGCACCGCGCTCACCCTCATCGAGGCCGACCGGTACTACTTCCGCGGGGTGGACGCCGTGGAGCTGGCCTCGCGGTACCGCTACGAGGAGGTCGCCGAGTGGCTCTGGACGGGGACCCTGGTGCGCGGGGCCCGGTTCACCGCTCCCCCGGAATCCCTCGCCGCGGCCCGGCGGGCGGTCGCCGCGCTGCCCGAGCACAGTGGTCCGATCGACCGGCTGCGGGTGGCCGTCGCCGCCGCGGCGGTCGCGGACCCGCTGCGCTTCGACCTGTCCGGGCCGTCCGTACTGGGCTCCGCGCGCTCCCTGATCCCCACCCTGGTCGGCGCCCTGCCCGAGGTGGGCCCCGCGCAGTGGGGCGGGGACGGCCGCCTCGCCCGGCAGCTGTGGCCCCGGCTCTCCGCCCTGGATCCCGATCCGGACGCGCTGGCCGTACTGGACCTGGCCCTGGCCCTGCTGACCGACCACGACCTGGCCGCCTCGACCCTGGCCGTACGGGTGGCCGCGTCGGCGCGCGCGCATCCGTACGCGGTGGTCTCGGCCGGGCTCGGCGCGCTCGAAGGGCCCCTGCACGGAGCGGCCGGGCGGCTCGCGCACCGGATGCTGGTGGAGGTGCTGGAGCGGGGCGGCGCGGCCCCGGTGGTGGCGGAGTACCTGCGGGCCGGGCGCCGGGTGCCCGGGCTCGGGCACCGGTTGTACGAGGGCCAGGACCCGCGGGCGACGGCCCTGTTCGCACGGCTGGAGCCGCTCGCGCAGGCCGCTCCGGCGCTGGGCGCGGCGCGCGAGGTGGCCGGGGTGACGGCCCGGCACGGCGGCGGCCTGTACCCCAACGTGGACCTGGCGCTGGCGGTGCTGACGGTCTCCTTCGGAATGGCCCCGGAGGCCGGGGAGACCGTCTTCGCGGTGGCCCGTACGGCCGGGTGGATCGCGCACGCGCTGGAGGAGTACGAGGAGCGCCCGCTGCGGATGCGACCGAGCGGGCAGTACCACGGGCCCCGCCCGCCACAGCCGTTGCCGTGACGGGCGCGGTGGTTCCGACGGTCCGGCCGCGGCGTCAGGTCCGCAGCCAGACCGCCGTGTCCTGCCCGAGCAGCCCGTCCGCATCCAGGGCGGAGCTGCTCAGCAGGAGGCTCGTGTGGGCCGGCAGCGGGACCGGCTCCGGGGACAGGTTGGCCACGCAGACCAGCCCGTCGGGGCGGCTGAAGGCGAGCACCCCGGGCGGCGCGGGCAGCCACTGAAGCGATCCGCCGCCGAAGCCGGCCGCGGCGCGGCGCAGGCCCAGGGCCGTCCGGTAGAGGGTGAGCATCGAGGCCGGGTCCCCGTCCTGCCGGTCCGCGGCGTACTGCGGCCAGCTCGCCGGCTGGGGCAGCCAGGGCTCGTTCCAGGGCTCGGCGGTCCACGGCAGTGGGACCCTGCAACCGTCCCGTCCGGGATCGGTGCCGCCCGACCGGAAGTGCATGGGGTCCTGGATCCGGCCGAGCGGGATGTCGGCCTCCGGAAGCCCCAGTTCCTCGCCCTGGTACACGTAGACGGCGCCGGGCAGGGCGAGGGTCAGCAGCGCGGCGGCGCGGGCCCGCCGGGTGCCCAGGGCCAGGTCGGCGGGGGTCCCGAAGGCCTTGGTGGCGAA harbors:
- a CDS encoding citrate synthase yields the protein MDGRSMNTTVAPAETPRGLAGVVVTETQLGDVRGREGFYHYRQYSAVELAGSRTFEDVWHLMFRGTLPADAAERAAFAAEIAPLRRLPAEVRDALPALARATALSGPLAGLRTALSLLGASAGFRPVYDLTPERRAADALAACAAVPTLLTALYRLGQGLEPVEPRDDLPYAANYLHMLTGREPEPVRARAVERYLISTIDHGFNASTFTARVIASTGADVAACLTGAIGALSGPLHGGAPSRALDTLDAIGTADRIDPWIRERVLAGDRIMGFGHPVYRTEDPRSRMLRGIALQFGGPLVDFAVEVERHVEEILAELKPGRELHTNVEFYAGVVMELCGLPREMFTPTFCAARVVGWSANVLEQAADPKIIRPAARYTGPTPPRPVPALG
- a CDS encoding citrate synthase; this encodes MSDEPGERRIGTQEAARLLGVKPATVYAYVSRGQLTSRRDPVGRGSSFDAREVEALARRSRREAAGPSGSAASAGELSVRTALTLIEADRYYFRGVDAVELASRYRYEEVAEWLWTGTLVRGARFTAPPESLAAARRAVAALPEHSGPIDRLRVAVAAAAVADPLRFDLSGPSVLGSARSLIPTLVGALPEVGPAQWGGDGRLARQLWPRLSALDPDPDALAVLDLALALLTDHDLAASTLAVRVAASARAHPYAVVSAGLGALEGPLHGAAGRLAHRMLVEVLERGGAAPVVAEYLRAGRRVPGLGHRLYEGQDPRATALFARLEPLAQAAPALGAAREVAGVTARHGGGLYPNVDLALAVLTVSFGMAPEAGETVFAVARTAGWIAHALEEYEERPLRMRPSGQYHGPRPPQPLP